The following are from one region of the Arachis duranensis cultivar V14167 chromosome 10, aradu.V14167.gnm2.J7QH, whole genome shotgun sequence genome:
- the LOC107471457 gene encoding uncharacterized protein LOC107471457 isoform X1, translating to MRIINKESPTMAVDVVKCNYIRKRKRASLKQKLLLNERVEVRSVEDGFMGSWHPGTVIHCGKQKRHVRYDNVLEDDGSSHVVDVVAVSPVVDGVSVSDSNVERGYIRPMPPMFEFGGWDLPFGLCVDVSYQEAWWEGVIFDHCNGMDERRVFFPDLGDEMKIGIHHLRMTHDWDEFADDWKPRGNWVFLELVEECERLSYVAVSVKQIWYDVRVRKEFENLIRDWTCDEKELWRDLVLEVAGDYYALTLQDILPALKIDFLEETPRTELVETTAIADSDDVPAIAFGSCTGITDVSEKKGDSANLMDCDQNTGSIDHIQEENNIDTLNTGAFDEQNMGELNVNVPEEEDVRSREPISSIQQIFPEDQKETSSHRHVRSSVLWKPLVLSEVEFCPEVIKQYTLGCESKRVRELLKTKVRKHLAYIGWTIEVTEDRYFAGRYRYRYKPPGEQGTKVYTSIAKACRYIKQNEPLVSQNDPGRMPDMVDSSILHLLSDQSRSNRVDDAYNSMVASSSSAKVAVEPEFCPEAVVKYYLHALENRHAEKRKWNLKAKQHLLAEGWVFDYPTEKRRRTLYKSPKNQTLGTLQGACRLYIKESIPKWTKSSMRPMHLSVGNEESVHSDDLLCCVSQLVQREPELHNGLPVSTSKGNGNENNPRSKNSKNSSRKRHRNGVPTRVLRSSKRVQKVLAPGFLHQKPQNILSWLIDNNIFSAKCKVYFREKRGKNSIKAEGRIGRDGIKCCCCQEMYSLCGFANHAGSNSNHRPSASIFLKDGRSLLDCQIQVMHEKTKEEKTEKQSNDLCRGENDNICSVCQYGGELILCDQCPSAFHISCLGLEVIPGGDWFCPSCRCGICSQMKGDEGKQFLNCIQCERKYHLECLRNRTVDKLRRMAKWFCGNKCEQIYTSLHKLLGKPISVDADNLTWTLIKSVDSENCDVGSAKDKYMAENYSKLNIALSVMHECFEPLQNPSSSRDLMEDVIFSRWSQLNRTNFQGFYTVLLERNEELISVATFRVYGEKVAEVPLVGTRFQYRRLGMCRILMNELEKMLTQLGVERLVLPAVPGVLETWTKSFGFDQMTEFQRSEFLDYTFLDFQGAIMCQKLLGKESQSPDSVITREIQPASVSVKCKIDFEKFSSGSDEVYQGEETDESRMTDVQMVEYVSPLSTIKQENKS from the exons ATGAGAATAATAAACAAAGAA TCTCCAACAATGGCGGTTGATGTCGTGAAGTGTAATTACATCAGAAAACGCAAAAGAGCATCATTGAAGCAAAAACTTCTTCTTAATGAGAGAGTTGAG GTAAGGAGTGTGGAAGATGGGTTTATGGGGTCATGGCACCCAGGTACAGTTATACATTGTGGCAAACAAAAGCGTCATGTGAGGTATGACAATGTATTGGAAGATGATGGATCAAGCCATGTTGTTGATGTGGTTGCTGTTTCACCTGTTGTGGATGGTGTTAGTGTTTCAGATTCTAATGTTGAGCGTGGCTACATTAGGCCAATGCCTCCGATGTTTGAATTTGGTGGATGGGACCTCCCATTTGGACTTTGTGTCGACGTAAGTTACCAAGAAGCATGGTGGGAAGGTGTTATCTTTGATCATTGCAATGGAATGGATGAGAGGAGGGTGTTCTTCCCTGATTTGGGTGATGAGATGAAAATTGGGATCCATCATTTGAGGATGACTCATGATTGGGATGAATTTGCCGATGATTGGAAGCCAAGGGGGAACTGGGTTTTTCTTGAATTGGTAGAGGAGTGTGAGAGGTTGTCCTATGTTGCTGTCTCAGTGAAGCAGATTTGGTATGATGTGAGGGTTAGGAAGGAGTTTGAGAACCTTATTAGGGATTGGACTTGTGATGAGAAGGAATTGTGGAGAGATCTTGTTCTGGAGGTAGCTGGTGACTACTATGCTCTCACATTGCAAGACATTTTGCCCGcattaaaaattgatttcttgGAAGAAACTCCAAGAACTGAGTTAGTTGAGACTACTGCTATTGCTGATAGTGATGATGTTCCCGCTATTGCATTTGGTTCTTGCACAGGAATAACTGATGTCTCTGAGAAGAAAGGTGACTCCGCAAATCTAATGGATTGTGATCAAAACACTGGTAGCATCGATCATATTCAAGAGGAAAACAATATAGATACTTTGAATACTGGGGCCTTTGACGAGCAAAATATGGGAGAGTTAAATGTGAATGTACCTGAGGAGGAAGATGTGAGGTCAAGAGAACCGATATCTTCAATTCAGCAAATATTTCCTGAAGATCAAAAGGAAACTTCCAGCCATAGACATGTTCGTTCATCTGTGCTTTGGAAACCTTTGGTGCTGTCAGAAGTTGAATTCTGTCCTGAGGTTATTAAGCAATACACACTTGGATGTGAGAGCAAGAGGGTTAGGGAACTCTTGAAGACAAAAGTGAGAAAACATCTTGCTTATATTGGATGGACAATTGAGGTGACTGAAGACAGGTATTTTGCTGGGCGATACAGATACAGATACAAGCCACCTGGTGAACAAGGCACAAAAGTTTACACTTCAATTGCCAAAGCTTGTAGATATATTAAGCAAAATGAACCTCTGGTGTCCCAAAATGACCCGGGTAGGATGCCTGATATGGTTGATAGTAGCATTCTACATCTTCTTTCTGATCAATCGCGTAGCAATCGGGTTGATGATGCTTATAATTCTatggtggcgtcttcctcttctGCGAAAGTTGCAGTTGAACCTGAATTTTGTCCAGAAGCTGTTGTGAAATATTACTTGCATGCATTAGAGAATCGCCATGCTGAGAAAAGGAAATGGAACTTGAAAGCAAAACAACATCTGTTAGCAGAAGGATGGGTTTTTGACTATCCAACTGAGAAACGGAGGAGAACATTGTACAAGTCTCCGAAAAATCAGACTTTGGGAACACTTCAAGGTGCTTGTAGGCTATACATTAAAGAAAGTATTCCCAAATGGACAAAATCCAGCATGAGACCTATGCATCTCTCTGTTGGTAATGAAGAAAGTGTTCATAGTGATGATCTATTATGTTGTGTCTCACAATTGGTTCAAAGGGAACCTGAATTACACAATGGTTTGCCAGTGAGTACTTCAAAAGGGAATGGGAATGAAAACAATCCTCGCtcgaagaattcaaagaatagCTCCCGAAAGCGCCATAGGAATGGAGTACCTACACGGGTGCTAAGATCAAGCAAAAGGGTGCAGAAAGTGCTTGCCCCTGGATTCTTACACCAAAAACCTCAAAATATTTTGTCTTGGTTAATAGATAACAACATCTTTTCGGCAAAGTGTAAGGTCTATTTCAGGGAAAAACGTGGCAAGAATTCAATCAAGGCTGAGGGGCGCATAGGTCGTGATGGAATCAAGTGTTGCTGTTGTCAAGAGATGTACAGTCTTTGTGGCTTTGCTAATCATGCTGGTTCCAATAGTAACCATAGACCTTCTGCTAGTATCTTCTTGAAAGACGGTCGCTCGCTACTGGATTGCCAGATTCAAGTAATGCATGAAAAAACGAAGGAGGAGAAAACGGAGAAACAATCAAATGATCTTTGTCGAGGCGAAAACGACAACATTTGTTCTGTGTGTCAATATGGGGGTGAACTTATCTTGTGTGATCAATGTCCTTCTGCATTTCATATTAGTTGTCTAGGTTTAGAG GTAATTCCTGGTGGTGACTGGTTTTGTCCATCATGTCGATGTGGAATTTGCAGCCAAATGAAGGGGGATGAGGGCAAACAATTTCTTAATTGCATTCAATGTGAACGTAAAT ATCATCTTGAGTGCTTGAGAAATAGAACAGTAGATAAATTAAGACGTATGGCAAAATGGTTCTGTGGAAACAAATGTGAACAG ATATACACCAGCCTGCATAAACTATTAGGAAAACCAATTTCAGTGGATGCAGacaatctaacttggacattgatcAAGTCTGTTGACTCTGAGAATTGTGATGTTGGTTCTGCTAAAGACAAATACATGGCAGAGAATTACAGCAAACTCAATATTGCACTTTCTGTGATGCATGAATGCTTTGAGCCCCTACAGAACCCTTCCTCTAGCAGAGATCTCATGGAAGATGTCATATTCAGCAGATG GTCTCAGCTTAATAGAACGAATTTCCAGGGTTTCTACACTGTACTTCTTGAAAGAAATGAAGAACTGATAAGCGTGGCAACTTTTAG GGTGTATGGAGAGAAGGTCGCAGAAGTACCACTTGTAGGTACCAGATTTCAGTACCGTCGACTTGGAATGTGTCGCATTTTAATGAATGAACTTGAAAAG ATGCTCACACAGCTAGGGGTGGAGAGGCTAGTTTTGCCTGCTGTTCCTGGTGTGCTCGAGACATGGACGAAATCTTTTGGCTTTGACCAGATGACAGAATTCCAAAGATCAGAGTTTCTGGACTACACTTTCCTAGATTTTCAAGGAGCCATCATGTGCCAAAAGCTATTGGGAAAGGAGAGTCAATCTCCGGATTCAGTTATAACAAGAG AGATCCAGCCAGCATCAGTCTCTGTTAaatgtaaaattgattttgaaaagttcaGTTCTGGATCTGATGAAGTATACCAAGGAGAGGAAACTGATGAAAGTAGAATGACAGATGTACAAATGGTGGAGTACGTCTCGCCGTTGTCGACGATTAAACAAGAAAACAAATCTTAA
- the LOC107471457 gene encoding uncharacterized protein LOC107471457 isoform X4 → MRIINKESPTMAVDVVKCNYIRKRKRASLKQKLLLNERVEVRSVEDGFMGSWHPGTVIHCGKQKRHVRYDNVLEDDGSSHVVDVVAVSPVVDGVSVSDSNVERGYIRPMPPMFEFGGWDLPFGLCVDVSYQEAWWEGVIFDHCNGMDERRVFFPDLGDEMKIGIHHLRMTHDWDEFADDWKPRGNWVFLELVEECERLSYVAVSVKQIWYDVRVRKEFENLIRDWTCDEKELWRDLVLEVAGDYYALTLQDILPALKIDFLEETPRTELVETTAIADSDDVPAIAFGSCTGITDVSEKKGDSANLMDCDQNTGSIDHIQEENNIDTLNTGAFDEQNMGELNVNVPEEEDVRSREPISSIQQIFPEDQKETSSHRHVRSSVLWKPLVLSEVEFCPEVIKQYTLGCESKRVRELLKTKVRKHLAYIGWTIEVTEDRYFAGRYRYRYKPPGEQGTKVYTSIAKACRYIKQNEPLVSQNDPGRMPDMVDSSILHLLSDQSRSNRVDDAYNSMVASSSSAKVAVEPEFCPEAVVKYYLHALENRHAEKRKWNLKAKQHLLAEGWVFDYPTEKRRRTLYKSPKNQTLGTLQGACRLYIKESIPKWTKSSMRPMHLSVGNEESVHSDDLLCCVSQLVQREPELHNGLPVSTSKGNGNENNPRSKNSKNSSRKRHRNGVPTRVLRSSKRVQKVLAPGFLHQKPQNILSWLIDNNIFSAKCKVYFREKRGKNSIKAEGRIGRDGIKCCCCQEMYSLCGFANHAGSNSNHRPSASIFLKDGRSLLDCQIQVMHEKTKEEKTEKQSNDLCRGENDNICSVCQYGGELILCDQCPSAFHISCLGLEVIPGGDWFCPSCRCGICSQMKGDEGKQFLNCIQCERKYHLECLRNRTVDKLRRMAKWFCGNKCEQIYTSLHKLLGKPISVDADNLTWTLIKSVDSENCDVGSAKDKYMAENYSKLNIALSVMHECFEPLQNPSSSRDLMEDVIFSRWSQLNRTNFQGFYTVLLERNEELISVATFRVYGEKVAEVPLVGTRFQYRRLGMCRILMNELEKLVIITDSTLLH, encoded by the exons ATGAGAATAATAAACAAAGAA TCTCCAACAATGGCGGTTGATGTCGTGAAGTGTAATTACATCAGAAAACGCAAAAGAGCATCATTGAAGCAAAAACTTCTTCTTAATGAGAGAGTTGAG GTAAGGAGTGTGGAAGATGGGTTTATGGGGTCATGGCACCCAGGTACAGTTATACATTGTGGCAAACAAAAGCGTCATGTGAGGTATGACAATGTATTGGAAGATGATGGATCAAGCCATGTTGTTGATGTGGTTGCTGTTTCACCTGTTGTGGATGGTGTTAGTGTTTCAGATTCTAATGTTGAGCGTGGCTACATTAGGCCAATGCCTCCGATGTTTGAATTTGGTGGATGGGACCTCCCATTTGGACTTTGTGTCGACGTAAGTTACCAAGAAGCATGGTGGGAAGGTGTTATCTTTGATCATTGCAATGGAATGGATGAGAGGAGGGTGTTCTTCCCTGATTTGGGTGATGAGATGAAAATTGGGATCCATCATTTGAGGATGACTCATGATTGGGATGAATTTGCCGATGATTGGAAGCCAAGGGGGAACTGGGTTTTTCTTGAATTGGTAGAGGAGTGTGAGAGGTTGTCCTATGTTGCTGTCTCAGTGAAGCAGATTTGGTATGATGTGAGGGTTAGGAAGGAGTTTGAGAACCTTATTAGGGATTGGACTTGTGATGAGAAGGAATTGTGGAGAGATCTTGTTCTGGAGGTAGCTGGTGACTACTATGCTCTCACATTGCAAGACATTTTGCCCGcattaaaaattgatttcttgGAAGAAACTCCAAGAACTGAGTTAGTTGAGACTACTGCTATTGCTGATAGTGATGATGTTCCCGCTATTGCATTTGGTTCTTGCACAGGAATAACTGATGTCTCTGAGAAGAAAGGTGACTCCGCAAATCTAATGGATTGTGATCAAAACACTGGTAGCATCGATCATATTCAAGAGGAAAACAATATAGATACTTTGAATACTGGGGCCTTTGACGAGCAAAATATGGGAGAGTTAAATGTGAATGTACCTGAGGAGGAAGATGTGAGGTCAAGAGAACCGATATCTTCAATTCAGCAAATATTTCCTGAAGATCAAAAGGAAACTTCCAGCCATAGACATGTTCGTTCATCTGTGCTTTGGAAACCTTTGGTGCTGTCAGAAGTTGAATTCTGTCCTGAGGTTATTAAGCAATACACACTTGGATGTGAGAGCAAGAGGGTTAGGGAACTCTTGAAGACAAAAGTGAGAAAACATCTTGCTTATATTGGATGGACAATTGAGGTGACTGAAGACAGGTATTTTGCTGGGCGATACAGATACAGATACAAGCCACCTGGTGAACAAGGCACAAAAGTTTACACTTCAATTGCCAAAGCTTGTAGATATATTAAGCAAAATGAACCTCTGGTGTCCCAAAATGACCCGGGTAGGATGCCTGATATGGTTGATAGTAGCATTCTACATCTTCTTTCTGATCAATCGCGTAGCAATCGGGTTGATGATGCTTATAATTCTatggtggcgtcttcctcttctGCGAAAGTTGCAGTTGAACCTGAATTTTGTCCAGAAGCTGTTGTGAAATATTACTTGCATGCATTAGAGAATCGCCATGCTGAGAAAAGGAAATGGAACTTGAAAGCAAAACAACATCTGTTAGCAGAAGGATGGGTTTTTGACTATCCAACTGAGAAACGGAGGAGAACATTGTACAAGTCTCCGAAAAATCAGACTTTGGGAACACTTCAAGGTGCTTGTAGGCTATACATTAAAGAAAGTATTCCCAAATGGACAAAATCCAGCATGAGACCTATGCATCTCTCTGTTGGTAATGAAGAAAGTGTTCATAGTGATGATCTATTATGTTGTGTCTCACAATTGGTTCAAAGGGAACCTGAATTACACAATGGTTTGCCAGTGAGTACTTCAAAAGGGAATGGGAATGAAAACAATCCTCGCtcgaagaattcaaagaatagCTCCCGAAAGCGCCATAGGAATGGAGTACCTACACGGGTGCTAAGATCAAGCAAAAGGGTGCAGAAAGTGCTTGCCCCTGGATTCTTACACCAAAAACCTCAAAATATTTTGTCTTGGTTAATAGATAACAACATCTTTTCGGCAAAGTGTAAGGTCTATTTCAGGGAAAAACGTGGCAAGAATTCAATCAAGGCTGAGGGGCGCATAGGTCGTGATGGAATCAAGTGTTGCTGTTGTCAAGAGATGTACAGTCTTTGTGGCTTTGCTAATCATGCTGGTTCCAATAGTAACCATAGACCTTCTGCTAGTATCTTCTTGAAAGACGGTCGCTCGCTACTGGATTGCCAGATTCAAGTAATGCATGAAAAAACGAAGGAGGAGAAAACGGAGAAACAATCAAATGATCTTTGTCGAGGCGAAAACGACAACATTTGTTCTGTGTGTCAATATGGGGGTGAACTTATCTTGTGTGATCAATGTCCTTCTGCATTTCATATTAGTTGTCTAGGTTTAGAG GTAATTCCTGGTGGTGACTGGTTTTGTCCATCATGTCGATGTGGAATTTGCAGCCAAATGAAGGGGGATGAGGGCAAACAATTTCTTAATTGCATTCAATGTGAACGTAAAT ATCATCTTGAGTGCTTGAGAAATAGAACAGTAGATAAATTAAGACGTATGGCAAAATGGTTCTGTGGAAACAAATGTGAACAG ATATACACCAGCCTGCATAAACTATTAGGAAAACCAATTTCAGTGGATGCAGacaatctaacttggacattgatcAAGTCTGTTGACTCTGAGAATTGTGATGTTGGTTCTGCTAAAGACAAATACATGGCAGAGAATTACAGCAAACTCAATATTGCACTTTCTGTGATGCATGAATGCTTTGAGCCCCTACAGAACCCTTCCTCTAGCAGAGATCTCATGGAAGATGTCATATTCAGCAGATG GTCTCAGCTTAATAGAACGAATTTCCAGGGTTTCTACACTGTACTTCTTGAAAGAAATGAAGAACTGATAAGCGTGGCAACTTTTAG GGTGTATGGAGAGAAGGTCGCAGAAGTACCACTTGTAGGTACCAGATTTCAGTACCGTCGACTTGGAATGTGTCGCATTTTAATGAATGAACTTGAAAAG CTTGTCATCATTACAGATTCCACCCTGCTTCATTAG
- the LOC107471457 gene encoding uncharacterized protein LOC107471457 isoform X3, with translation MRIINKESPTMAVDVVKCNYIRKRKRASLKQKLLLNERVEVRSVEDGFMGSWHPGTVIHCGKQKRHVRYDNVLEDDGSSHVVDVVAVSPVVDGVSVSDSNVERGYIRPMPPMFEFGGWDLPFGLCVDVSYQEAWWEGVIFDHCNGMDERRVFFPDLGDEMKIGIHHLRMTHDWDEFADDWKPRGNWVFLELVEECERLSYVAVSVKQIWYDVRVRKEFENLIRDWTCDEKELWRDLVLEVAGDYYALTLQDILPALKIDFLEETPRTELVETTAIADSDDVPAIAFGSCTGITDVSEKKGDSANLMDCDQNTGSIDHIQEENNIDTLNTGAFDEQNMGELNVNVPEEEDVRSREPISSIQQIFPEDQKETSSHRHVRSSVLWKPLVLSEVEFCPEVIKQYTLGCESKRVRELLKTKVRKHLAYIGWTIEVTEDRYFAGRYRYRYKPPGEQGTKVYTSIAKACRYIKQNEPLVSQNDPGRMPDMVDSSILHLLSDQSRSNRVDDAYNSMVASSSSAKVAVEPEFCPEAVVKYYLHALENRHAEKRKWNLKAKQHLLAEGWVFDYPTEKRRRTLYKSPKNQTLGTLQGACRLYIKESIPKWTKSSMRPMHLSVGNEESVHSDDLLCCVSQLVQREPELHNGLPVSTSKGNGNENNPRSKNSKNSSRKRHRNGVPTRVLRSSKRVQKVLAPGFLHQKPQNILSWLIDNNIFSAKCKVYFREKRGKNSIKAEGRIGRDGIKCCCCQEMYSLCGFANHAGSNSNHRPSASIFLKDGRSLLDCQIQVMHEKTKEEKTEKQSNDLCRGENDNICSVCQYGGELILCDQCPSAFHISCLGLEVIPGGDWFCPSCRCGICSQMKGDEGKQFLNCIQCERKYHLECLRNRTVDKLRRMAKWFCGNKCEQIYTSLHKLLGKPISVDADNLTWTLIKSVDSENCDVGSAKDKYMAENYSKLNIALSVMHECFEPLQNPSSSRDLMEDVIFSRWSQLNRTNFQGFYTVLLERNEELISVATFRVYGEKVAEVPLVGTRFQYRRLGMCRILMNELEKIPPCFISMNRVHKEEE, from the exons ATGAGAATAATAAACAAAGAA TCTCCAACAATGGCGGTTGATGTCGTGAAGTGTAATTACATCAGAAAACGCAAAAGAGCATCATTGAAGCAAAAACTTCTTCTTAATGAGAGAGTTGAG GTAAGGAGTGTGGAAGATGGGTTTATGGGGTCATGGCACCCAGGTACAGTTATACATTGTGGCAAACAAAAGCGTCATGTGAGGTATGACAATGTATTGGAAGATGATGGATCAAGCCATGTTGTTGATGTGGTTGCTGTTTCACCTGTTGTGGATGGTGTTAGTGTTTCAGATTCTAATGTTGAGCGTGGCTACATTAGGCCAATGCCTCCGATGTTTGAATTTGGTGGATGGGACCTCCCATTTGGACTTTGTGTCGACGTAAGTTACCAAGAAGCATGGTGGGAAGGTGTTATCTTTGATCATTGCAATGGAATGGATGAGAGGAGGGTGTTCTTCCCTGATTTGGGTGATGAGATGAAAATTGGGATCCATCATTTGAGGATGACTCATGATTGGGATGAATTTGCCGATGATTGGAAGCCAAGGGGGAACTGGGTTTTTCTTGAATTGGTAGAGGAGTGTGAGAGGTTGTCCTATGTTGCTGTCTCAGTGAAGCAGATTTGGTATGATGTGAGGGTTAGGAAGGAGTTTGAGAACCTTATTAGGGATTGGACTTGTGATGAGAAGGAATTGTGGAGAGATCTTGTTCTGGAGGTAGCTGGTGACTACTATGCTCTCACATTGCAAGACATTTTGCCCGcattaaaaattgatttcttgGAAGAAACTCCAAGAACTGAGTTAGTTGAGACTACTGCTATTGCTGATAGTGATGATGTTCCCGCTATTGCATTTGGTTCTTGCACAGGAATAACTGATGTCTCTGAGAAGAAAGGTGACTCCGCAAATCTAATGGATTGTGATCAAAACACTGGTAGCATCGATCATATTCAAGAGGAAAACAATATAGATACTTTGAATACTGGGGCCTTTGACGAGCAAAATATGGGAGAGTTAAATGTGAATGTACCTGAGGAGGAAGATGTGAGGTCAAGAGAACCGATATCTTCAATTCAGCAAATATTTCCTGAAGATCAAAAGGAAACTTCCAGCCATAGACATGTTCGTTCATCTGTGCTTTGGAAACCTTTGGTGCTGTCAGAAGTTGAATTCTGTCCTGAGGTTATTAAGCAATACACACTTGGATGTGAGAGCAAGAGGGTTAGGGAACTCTTGAAGACAAAAGTGAGAAAACATCTTGCTTATATTGGATGGACAATTGAGGTGACTGAAGACAGGTATTTTGCTGGGCGATACAGATACAGATACAAGCCACCTGGTGAACAAGGCACAAAAGTTTACACTTCAATTGCCAAAGCTTGTAGATATATTAAGCAAAATGAACCTCTGGTGTCCCAAAATGACCCGGGTAGGATGCCTGATATGGTTGATAGTAGCATTCTACATCTTCTTTCTGATCAATCGCGTAGCAATCGGGTTGATGATGCTTATAATTCTatggtggcgtcttcctcttctGCGAAAGTTGCAGTTGAACCTGAATTTTGTCCAGAAGCTGTTGTGAAATATTACTTGCATGCATTAGAGAATCGCCATGCTGAGAAAAGGAAATGGAACTTGAAAGCAAAACAACATCTGTTAGCAGAAGGATGGGTTTTTGACTATCCAACTGAGAAACGGAGGAGAACATTGTACAAGTCTCCGAAAAATCAGACTTTGGGAACACTTCAAGGTGCTTGTAGGCTATACATTAAAGAAAGTATTCCCAAATGGACAAAATCCAGCATGAGACCTATGCATCTCTCTGTTGGTAATGAAGAAAGTGTTCATAGTGATGATCTATTATGTTGTGTCTCACAATTGGTTCAAAGGGAACCTGAATTACACAATGGTTTGCCAGTGAGTACTTCAAAAGGGAATGGGAATGAAAACAATCCTCGCtcgaagaattcaaagaatagCTCCCGAAAGCGCCATAGGAATGGAGTACCTACACGGGTGCTAAGATCAAGCAAAAGGGTGCAGAAAGTGCTTGCCCCTGGATTCTTACACCAAAAACCTCAAAATATTTTGTCTTGGTTAATAGATAACAACATCTTTTCGGCAAAGTGTAAGGTCTATTTCAGGGAAAAACGTGGCAAGAATTCAATCAAGGCTGAGGGGCGCATAGGTCGTGATGGAATCAAGTGTTGCTGTTGTCAAGAGATGTACAGTCTTTGTGGCTTTGCTAATCATGCTGGTTCCAATAGTAACCATAGACCTTCTGCTAGTATCTTCTTGAAAGACGGTCGCTCGCTACTGGATTGCCAGATTCAAGTAATGCATGAAAAAACGAAGGAGGAGAAAACGGAGAAACAATCAAATGATCTTTGTCGAGGCGAAAACGACAACATTTGTTCTGTGTGTCAATATGGGGGTGAACTTATCTTGTGTGATCAATGTCCTTCTGCATTTCATATTAGTTGTCTAGGTTTAGAG GTAATTCCTGGTGGTGACTGGTTTTGTCCATCATGTCGATGTGGAATTTGCAGCCAAATGAAGGGGGATGAGGGCAAACAATTTCTTAATTGCATTCAATGTGAACGTAAAT ATCATCTTGAGTGCTTGAGAAATAGAACAGTAGATAAATTAAGACGTATGGCAAAATGGTTCTGTGGAAACAAATGTGAACAG ATATACACCAGCCTGCATAAACTATTAGGAAAACCAATTTCAGTGGATGCAGacaatctaacttggacattgatcAAGTCTGTTGACTCTGAGAATTGTGATGTTGGTTCTGCTAAAGACAAATACATGGCAGAGAATTACAGCAAACTCAATATTGCACTTTCTGTGATGCATGAATGCTTTGAGCCCCTACAGAACCCTTCCTCTAGCAGAGATCTCATGGAAGATGTCATATTCAGCAGATG GTCTCAGCTTAATAGAACGAATTTCCAGGGTTTCTACACTGTACTTCTTGAAAGAAATGAAGAACTGATAAGCGTGGCAACTTTTAG GGTGTATGGAGAGAAGGTCGCAGAAGTACCACTTGTAGGTACCAGATTTCAGTACCGTCGACTTGGAATGTGTCGCATTTTAATGAATGAACTTGAAAAG ATTCCACCCTGCTTCATTAGCATGAATAGGGTACATAAAGAGGAAGAATAA